TGCTACAGAACACGAAAGTGGCAGATCAAATCACCGCAGCGCTCAACAATTCAAACCAAGGCCTCACCATTCTTGCCCCAACCGATGGCTCATTCTCAAATCTCAAACCAGGCACGCTAAACTCCTTCACCGACGAGCAGAAAGTTGAACTGATACAATTCCATATCCTCCCATCCTTCTTCTCACCGTCACAGTTCCAGGCCGCCAGCAATCCACTGCGCACCCAAGCCGGTGGTAGCCAAGGTTCATTCCCACTGAATGTGACTGCAACCGGGAACTCGGTTAACATAACAACAGGAGTGACCAATGCAACAGTTGGGAACGCAATATACACTGATGGGCAGCTAGCGGTGTACCAGGTCGATCAGGTGCTGCTTCCTCTCAGCTTTTTCATGACTCCGGCACCAGCTCCTGCACCTCAAAAGCCCAAGAAAGCTGCTCGATCGGCAGATGCTCCATCAGGATCTGATGTTAGTACTACAGCTGATTCTTCTGGTGCAATTTGTCTGTCCAAGAAGGTGATCCGTGCAATGGCCTGTGTCATGCTAGTTTTTGCGGCATTTACTTGATGAGCATGACAGATATTGATGCCCgcatgaaattttttctgtaCTTATGGTGTTGTGATCTGTAAAATCAGAGCATTCTTTCCTGTATTTTGTGTGAAAATGTGAGTTGCAAGATTTCATTTAATGCAGACCTACCTTTCTTTGCTAATGCAATTTGCCTGTAAAAAGAGCTTCATCTCTTTCTTAGCCTAAGTATATAAGCCACTTCCCTACGAAAATTATAGGACAGAAATGCTCATTAGGACACAAAAGTAAATACCgaaaaacaaattttgattttgaattttctgtatCTGCAAATTTACAAAGTACTGCGCTTTCCAGCATAATTGCCAGGAAAGTTTTTATTACTGTGCATCCAAATATGACGTAAAATGCATATCGGCAGTCCAACCCTATATCTACAATGCCAGAATTTCTCGTGGGATGGAATACCGAATAAAACAACTGACACTCTGCAGGAGCTCCAAAGATCTCCATCAAAGAGATTTAGACAGCACTATTCATGAGAGAACTTGCCATTTTTCCTTGAATCAGTGTTTTACATACAATGTGATATTAATTTCCTTGTCGATTTCTGAAGTACAACCTGTGGCAATGACACACCACTGAATAATAGCCTACAAAGATTCAAATGAATTGCACCTATCAACGGCTAATCAAAAATTGCTTTTCCAAAGAAAATCGATGTTCCACAAGTCATCCTCGGTAAAATCATCGGGGAAATACATTCCCATATGTTACAAAGGTTAGAAATGAAATCCTCCAAATCCACCAGGAAAGCCTCCTCCAGGAAAACCTCCTTCAAAgtggaaggtaaattgctggGCCCCTCCTCCAAAAGGATTAAACCCGCCACCACCCATTCCCATACCATTATCATCAATATCTTCTCCATTGTCATATCTGGTACGCTTTTCCTCATCGCCCAGAATCTGCGGACATTTATATTCATCATGTCCATTGTCATAAAATACTGAaacgggggggggggggggggggggaaaaagATAAAANNNNNNNNNNNNNNNNNNNNNNNNNNNNNNNNNNNNNNNNNNNNNNNNNNNNNNNNNNNNNNNNNNNNNNNNNNNNNNNNNNNNNNNNNNNNNNNNNNNNNNNNNNNNNNNNNNNNNNaggggggggggggggggggggggagggacAAATCTATAGAAAAGTAGCTAAAAGGCATAGGAAAAGGATTTGTAAGAAGCTAATCTCAACCAATAATTATGAGTGACTAATCATAGACATTAGTGGCGAAACTGGGTTTAGAGTATAGTGGTATACCCCTTTCATCAGGAGTCATGTCCTAACTTCATAGATTTCATGGTTCCATGAAACTTTGACAATTGATCATCTTTTCATGGGAACAGCTGGagttgaaataataaaatcccACCAAAATCCTTTGAACTCTCAAGTTTTCAAATGAACTAATAGATCCTGGTCTATGCCAGCTTAATTGTAAAATTCAACCATAATCAAAGTAACCCTTATTAGTGAAGGCCAGCatatataattctttgatAAGCTAGAAGAAGCCATAACTAATGTCTTTCCAGCTACTTGAAAAGTTGGTACAATCATATTAATAAGACGGCTGCCTGCAGAAATGCAATCAAGCACCAAAAGATCTATAGAATGATCAATGAGTAAGGTTATCTAGAGTGATGATGAACAAGCTGTTACCTCATATGCAGCTGCTATTTCCCGAAATTTGGCTTCTGCTTCTTCTCTATTGTCAACATTCTTATCTGGATGCCACTGCAAGGCAAGCTTCTTGTAGGCCTTCTTAATCTCTGATATAGATGCAGTTTTTGAAACTTCAAGAATCTTGTACCAGTCCTTCCTTTGGCTCAATTTCAACAATCTTTCAGCCTTCATTAAAGTCTCACGAATACTCATATCCTGTCAAAGATTGATCATTAATTAACTTATGTAAAGATATTGTATAAGCAGTTGAAAGTAGAATTTCATATTGCATGAGCAGCAAAGCTTGTGTTAGACAAGCCATATGCACACAGTGCATTATAGACAAAACCTGACAATATGGGTCTGGATCTCTTCCTTTGTAACcagaatagaaaattattatgatttatagTAATCTACCACAACTAGGTCAAGGCTACTAATCAGATGAAAATCAGtaatcatgtatatatatatatacagatcAAACTCGGACACTGATTCATTCTCATAAGGTACGGAAGGAGCAGATTCTACAGCACAAGACTGTTGTTACTTTCTCAAATCGCAATTAGGACATGGAATAAGATAGCtcttaatgtttttattttcagatgaCCTCAaacacagaaaaaaaaatcgatgTTCTGAAGTATTGAAGCTGTTAATCAAAACACTGCTCTCAGTAGACGAAAAGTTCCAAGAATATGACAGAGCCTCAGCCCTTGTGAAGTTAACTGCAAACTCTATGGGGGTGCTTTATGCACAAAGTTGAACAAGAACGAAAAGAAAGCAGTAAAGTTCCTTGGCTTCAgtggtaaattttcataattcaacaataagaagaaaaatgaaacattCAAAATACACCAATAGTTATAGCTATATTCCTCTTGAATGTAAACCCCCTCCCCTAAGCACAAAAATAATAGACACACAAAATAGTACTTGTTTCTGTTCTGAGGCAAAAGTGGACAGTGATCAACATGCATGGAAAACCTGAATATAGTGTAAGCTACATATGAAAAAACTGCCTAGCAAATGCGTgaacttcaaaaaaatattctgcAAGGTAAAAGATGCCCATGACTATCAATGTTCTAGATACCTCTTACAGGTGAACACAGTAAGCCTACAATAAGCCAGAAAGAGTATCCAGAAccataaaacaaaaaccacTATAGCTCAGTACAATAATAACCTGAGGTGACTTTTCAGCTGCTGATTTTAGATCCGCCACAGCTCCCTCCCAATCTTCTACTAAAAGCTTAGCTTCACCCCTCTGGAAGATTGTCAAAAGTTAAAAAGGGCAAGGAATATCGCTCTAAGGTACACTCTACCAAGAGAATACAGGTTGTCAGGGTATTCATACCATAGCATTTTAatggcattttttatttttaggtcAATATTAGCAATGACAGAAGATTGATACCTGGACTAGAGCTTCAACTAAATCCTCATCAATTTCAAGTACTTCTGTGCAACTTGTTACAGCATCCTTTCCCCTACCAAGCTTCACGAAGACTTTACACAGTCCAAGATGAAGGTGTACATTATGTGCAGTATGGTTTGGATCCAAAGCAAGAGCTGCTCTATATTCTTCCACTGCGAGCCGAAGCTTACCCTTACTGGCATTATCCTCTGCCTGCATGAAAATTAAGTTCGTTAATTTGAGATTAGATCAGTATAACACCAATATTAATGTCGAATTACTACTAGAATGAATTCATAAGCcattacacttttagtcttCTTGAGGAGGTTCTTCAGTCCAAAATATGCCTTCTTAAGTTCACCATGCTCAGGGTCTAGGCGAAGGCCCTTCTGGTAATGCCTGAGGAAGAAAAATGTAGACTATAAATACATGAATAAGGAACTTTCAAATCCTGGTAACTATAATAGCATAAATGTAACCATCTGTATCCATCCTAAACCTATTACATTGCCTCAGTGAATATGGATGCGGAAGTAAGGAAAATCTTTTAGATGTTTTTGTCAAACCTGGTGGCAACATCATGATCAGCTAAATAATAGTAGGCACGACCACGCAATAGCAAAGCCTCTAAATTGTCCTCATCCTCTTTAAGAATGTATCCTGTCTCAGATATGGCATTCGAATAATCTTTAGATGCTAATAATAATCTGACTTTGAGGAGTTTGGCCTGCAAAAAATTGACAGATATTACAGTAACAAGGAAAGCTCCCAATcaatagtaataatttgttCACTTGATCAATAGGACATACTTAAAAACAGACCTTGGGACATGCTGGGGAGAAAACAAGTACAactttatcaatatattccAGTGCTTTGGTAAAATCTCCTGAATCAAAAAGATTGTGAGCTGAACTTAAGGCATTCTGAGCTTGATATAACTGAGAAAGCTCCTTTTCTGCAGCTGAATTCCCAGGTTTCATCTCCAGAAACTTTTTGTAACTTTTCTCCGATTCCTCATATCTACATCAGCGAAAAACTTCCTGAatcatatgatttttcaatcagatatatagaaataaaaaagagagaaagactAAGACTCGTCCAATAGTTATTGAACAgtctaaaataaaatctgtAACTGTGAATGAGAAAATTTTTCTGGTTGCACATAAGAGAACCTCATAACAGAAATTGTTGGGTAGAAGAACAAGTCAGACAATGTAATAACACgctagataatataaatttctaGTCAATGTTTATTTGGGAGttgtttggagaaaaaaataaagaaaataatatttgaacgAAGAGCTGGCATATCAGCATTTAAAGTCTGGTCATAGTGCTGCTTATTACCTACCATCcctaagaaaatgaaaaggaagaagCATGGAGAGCCTGATGCCATGTGTCAGTTGGTAAGGAAGACAGAAGTCCCTAAAAACAGATGATTGGTAGAATCATTTTCAGCTGGATCTAACCTTTTCACAGAATCGTTCAGTTTGTTTATaaacttttgtttcttttttcagtgTCACAGACAAATAAGATCCTCAGAAATTTAGCTTAATCTCTGCCAAATATAACCTGCACAGCTGACGAAGAATGGATGCTCCACGCCAATATGCTTCTGAAAGTGCTGGATCTGCCTCGATAGCAGCAGTGAGGTCAGCAAGTGCCTCATTATATTTCTTCGCTTTTATACTCTGCGAAACTCTCTCAAACAGAGCAGCAGTATCACCAGGTTTTCCATCTGCATTTTGAATAAAGATTGCATATCGAGAGTAAGAGCTACTTTGATCCAACACCATATGAAAGCCAGTGAAGTAGTCACAAATCCAAACAGTCAAAAATACACCAATAAGTGCACTGTATTTCTTTGTTGCTTTTAACTCATTTTTTGCAACTTAAGGCACAATTTCAAAGCTTGGCACAACTCAACTGTCGTCCACCAAAATCACCAGCTTGCTTTTCCTGTGTAACTCTCCTTATGTGGAAACAGGAGAATAATTTAACAAGGCCCTATCAAAACTTTGCTTAAAACCAATAAATCACCATCAACATATACTCAATGTGGCATGGCGAGGATTCACAATtagaacataaataaaataaaaaattacattgcAGTAGCTCTCATATGAATTCCCGCGGCTCATTCCATACGACCATATTGCAACAGACATTACGTTAACCTAAaactactaaaaaaattaaaaatttctcaGCTCTCACTAGAGCAACCGAACCAAAAAAAACCAAAGCCGCCATATTTTACACAACTGCAGATAGATCAAAAGAACAAGTTCAAACCAATCCTAGAAATaccaaaagaaattgaagaatggAGTTACCTACAAACGGTTGGAGTTGCAGGAGGTGGCAGCACAACACGAAATTCAGAATAAATACTGTGTAAAGAAAGCCTCTGCACGCCACGAAATCAGAACCACAGAGCTTCATCCCCATCTCCACCTCAATGTCACACAGCGTTCAACACTCTGCAACAAAACTACAATTAATGGAAACCAGGGATTCAACTATAGATACATGCGCGCGTTAAATGTGCGAGTTTTGCAAGTCTAGGATTTTAAGTACAGCAAGCAACCAAGTGAAAATTATTACACTACACTACTACTACAGTAGTTAGAAATTGCGTAGCGTGGAAAGGGATTCACATTCCAATTCCACGTTGTATAATCCTATAGTTGCTCGCCACGTGTATCCTCATTTCTGCCCTGGCTGTTCTCGTAACAAGTTGAAAGGTGCCACGTACACGGGCTTTTGGGCCATTCATGGTGGGCATACTGATCCAATTATGTTCATCATCACTTAGCCCAATTAGTCTGCTAGTGCTACTACGTTATGGAGGCCCAATTAGGAGCAGGCTTAGAATCTATGGGCCCAACCCATATGTTTGAAGCAGACAAGGATTGTCTCCCATATTGGTATTtggttatttattatttttccagTGAAgagcatttaaaaaaaaattattttttctgcgTTTTTTCCTTCTCTGTTCTTCCATTTCGTTGTTTTCGCTGCTGCAAGTTACTAGTAGGTTCCCCTCTTCCTAGAACTTTCTCTCTCGTTTCTGCAAAGGTTCTCACTCTGTTTGTTCTGGAGTCCGACCTCGGCCGGTTGGGGGCATTGTCGTCTCTCACTGAGGAGGAAGAGGCAGGTATGTCTTTGGCACTCGGAGCCTTTGTCATTGGGTTTTTTTCAATTGTGGGTAGGTTGTTGTCCACAAAATCCTTTCACCCCGAGGCTTTACAGAACACTCTAAGAATGGCTTTTTGAATCCAGTGCGAGGAATGGATCTTAAAATGATAGAAGGTGAGAGATTTTTGCTCAAATTCTTCCATATCGTAGACAGGTACCTTATGTTGGAACGATGCCCTTGGGCTTATGACAAAAATTTGTTGGTTTTGGCTCCGGTGGAGGCTGCTGATCATCCGAATTTGGTAGACTTGAATTGGCGCCACTttcatattcatatttatggTTTACCGATGCGGAAAATGACCAAGGAAGTGGCTTCGTTTATTCGGAATCGTTAGGTctcatttattaatattaatagaaggattgaatgaaaattgatgtttgcCCTCGACTAATTTATTAtcgatttattgtaggtcaaacaaattttttgtaactaaaCTAAACTAGTTTGATAAGGGTTAAGATATACCCTCCTCACATGCTGATTGTCAAATATGTATAGGCCACTAATAAGTGCACTAGCTATCAAgtagtataataaatatcgATCTCACGAgaatttaaatagaataattatCGAAACTATAACTAATCTACGATTATTTGGATGATTGAGAATCAGTGGATGGATTATTACTGCGAAAAATAACAACTAAAGAGAACAAGataaacaaatttgataatgagAATGATACTAAGACTATAGGTCCACCTAATTGATTCAATGAATGCAAAATTTAACAGATTAATCTAGTATGCAAGTGTTTTCATATACCGAGATTCTTCCCAAGTTAATTCATTACACTCTCTCGAACTGTACCAAACCTATTATCATCAAGAAAATAGTGGATCTCTTCAATCTAAAACTCATGACAATAATGCACTATTAAGATCTGTGAACAACCTATGCAATCGGATAAATCATGCCTATGTGTGTCAACATATCATTCAATTCACACTACAAATATCCTATCAACTGTGCCAAATCCCCACCCAGTTCATCaacgtaattaattaaactcaaGAAATGAACAAACTCTCAAATTATAAGAACAAGCACAATAATTTGCagatatataaaaacaaagttGTAGATTAATGCAGTAAAAATACTTGCAACATTGTCTCAATTAGGCTTCCCAAAAGCcttaataaaaactaaattagtTCATCCTATCTAAATCAaacacaaaagagaaaaataaagaaaaactcatGAGGTCAAAAGTTGGGCGTGAACGGTCTGTCACTCTGGTGTCAAATCTTGCTCCTCCACTCTTTTTCGTCTTCTCCTTGTGTTCTTCAGAATTTTCTAGCCAAAAGGttgctattttttcttctcttcttcttccttttataCTATTGCTAATTATGGTaggagagaaaaagaataataccttccatcttttctttccttttcagTTCCGTTCCTACCAAACATCTCAAACTATTCTAAAAATAGGTCCACAACAAGTTTATCAACACTCAACTTTGCAATCTTCCATTTATGCCTACTGCACGTCTGATAACTCGTGGGCCACGGATTATTTTTGTACCATTGTTActgaaaaatttgtttttccatGATTTAGCTCTTTTCTTGCATCTCTCATTCCTTCCGCAAAACCACCTAAAATGTCACAAATACACACAAGATCAAGCATCatgttacaaaaatataggggtattaatagaaaaatacatcATATAATTAGCTCTAGtcacatgtattaacgtgtgaagatatataagggtaatttattcgtaaaaagatttatttaacctacaataaatcaataataagtcaatcaggattaagtatgaattttatcattttttttattaatatcatcaaattcgataaattttgactaataggtAAACTTATTTGTGAAacgaaaataaactttaaatgtattagatgtaatttttcaaattataaaaaatttatatataattataccaaattttaaattagaagAATGTAACTATcccagaaaaacaaaaaaaaaaggtactgGGGATGGTCAACTTGTAGCATCAAAAACGACTTTTTTTCACAGTGATCGAAGATGAAAAGTGGTCAACGACTGAATAAGTCTCTCTATGTTTGtgcatttaataattaatatataaaagtggtaaaagaaattaaaatgaggTGGGGAAGGAGCAATCAGCAATCCaaacatatgtatgtatgaaGACATAAACAGCACAGCAACATGCGGCGGCTCCCAAGAATCTTTTCTCATACAACCTTTTTATTGGGGTTAACTAACATTCTACCCTAATTCCCAGGTCTCCTCTTTCACTTGCTGTCtacttttcaattattaaattaaataaaatgcatagagtaatgtgggaaaaattactTGAACACACAAAGTCAAGGTCCACgactttcatttcaaattcttgTTATTGCTGCTTATGCTTGGAACTTAACCAACTCCTCTTTTCGgctattaattcaatttaatttcttttcaactaatgtctaacaaattacaagaaaataatatcactaaatttcaattaaatcatcGTATTCTAACAAaagtatgaatatttatacaatACATATTACAAATCTCACTACAAAACTTATTGTTAGAGCATCAACAACAATCTTGATTGGGGTCCTGGTAGTATTCTAGCCACATTtgtgtttttggttttttatcGTGCGACAAAGTTATTTAAACAGTCCTTATTACAAACATTTCGATTCTGAAGCTAATCAACAAATCATGATGGCTTAAAAGATTATAGTTTTGTCCAAGTGTATGATTGATATCGGGTCCTTGGGATCATGCCGTGTACctcttaatttgatttttcagaaTGTTCAAGATTCGAATATAAATGAACGGATCCTTATCCTACGGGATCAATTTCGTCATGATTTTAGAGGTATTTACAACTGGTACATGTTTTGGTCACGTCGAAACTCATAAACTTGAACTTATATTCTAAACTCGCATTATTGGTTTCTCTAATAGAGTTATTCGGAATGATTATGATagaatcattaattaatgcaATAATTTAGTTCCCACAGGATAATTACTGCATGCTTAACagggaaaagaagaagagaggggTCTTTGATAAGTACAAGAAGTAAGCCGAATCCAACGGCCCACGATGGTTAATTTATTGCCGGACTTAGTACCCAACAATTGATTTTCTAGAGAacgtatttatatataacgaacaaaataaaaaggaaaaatcaaaacccACCAAAGTTGACGAGGTCGCTTTATAGTTCAAAGCCTCCAACGAGCAGTCAAGGAatatcatacatatataatcaaCTTGCCCatcaatttatcaaaaaaatatagatcaaaattacaataaattctaACGCAAATcgtatttaattcaatttgaatcaattacataacaagtattttatatttatcgtatgatttgtgtatattttaaaaaaaataatcaattatataattaataaaacatatttattgtgtaattaatttaatttaagcaaGAATATAGCATATTATATAAACGAATTGTACGGAACCAAACACATTGaaattgattatgaaattttacagcacaaacttttttttattcatgcaACACTCCTAACTCCAAATCACCTACTTTTCAACATTAACACAATTCCTTCCTCCAATCATCCACAACCGTGGGTCCCACATCGACACGAATGGGGCCCACAATCTCATCTTTTTGCATTGGGCAtgtctaatat
The nucleotide sequence above comes from Sesamum indicum cultivar Zhongzhi No. 13 linkage group LG11, S_indicum_v1.0, whole genome shotgun sequence. Encoded proteins:
- the LOC105174320 gene encoding dnaJ protein P58IPK homolog; amino-acid sequence: MGMKLCGSDFVACRGFLYTVFILNFVLCCHLLQLQPFVDGKPGDTAALFERVSQSIKAKKYNEALADLTAAIEADPALSEAYWRGASILRQLCRYEESEKSYKKFLEMKPGNSAAEKELSQLYQAQNALSSAHNLFDSGDFTKALEYIDKVVLVFSPACPKAKLLKVRLLLASKDYSNAISETGYILKEDEDNLEALLLRGRAYYYLADHDVATRHYQKGLRLDPEHGELKKAYFGLKNLLKKTKSAEDNASKGKLRLAVEEYRAALALDPNHTAHNVHLHLGLCKVFVKLGRGKDAVTSCTEVLEIDEDLVEALVQRGEAKLLVEDWEGAVADLKSAAEKSPQDMSIRETLMKAERLLKLSQRKDWYKILEVSKTASISEIKKAYKKLALQWHPDKNVDNREEAEAKFREIAAAYEILGDEEKRTRYDNGEDIDDNGMGMGGGGFNPFGGGAQQFTFHFEGGFPGGGFPGGFGGFHF
- the LOC105174319 gene encoding fasciclin-like arabinogalactan protein 12, with the protein product MKPLSPAFPLLLLFVYSTLTAAQSPAAAPAPPGPTNVTAILEKAGQFTTFIRLLQNTKVADQITAALNNSNQGLTILAPTDGSFSNLKPGTLNSFTDEQKVELIQFHILPSFFSPSQFQAASNPLRTQAGGSQGSFPLNVTATGNSVNITTGVTNATVGNAIYTDGQLAVYQVDQVLLPLSFFMTPAPAPAPQKPKKAARSADAPSGSDVSTTADSSGAICLSKKVIRAMACVMLVFAAFT